In Sediminitomix flava, a single genomic region encodes these proteins:
- a CDS encoding S46 family peptidase has translation MKRVLLSAFLAIVSLNAFAHEGMWLPQLINQLNEADMQKNGFKLTAEDIYSINKSSMKDAVVWFGRGCTGEVVSDQGLLLTNHHCGYGQIQSHSTTEDNYLLDGFWANNQSEELANEGLTASFIVRIDDVTKKVLKGTNDGLSEEKRQEIIKKNIDKIVKKASKGNSYEIFIKPFFYGNEYYMFVMNTFKDIRLVGAPPSSIGKFGSDTDNWVWPRHTGDFSVFRIYANENNEPAEYSENNKPYKPAHHFPISLKGVKEGDFTMVYGFPGRTKQYIPSYGVSYVVDKANPVKIQMRDRALAVMKEAMDADEKVFIQYASKYARVANYWKKWIGESMGLERLGAIDRKKELESEFEALVKDRDEYKDVLPSLEKLYKDVEEYNFAYELFIEIFYYSPEALRYAYRFSNAVNGKSEMKEDEWSKEQDYLETQTERFFGNYNAKVDQKLFVVMMSMYAENISEDLKAPALKELEKTYNGDFEKMAEEIYSKSAFVSAERIKPYVNGEKEISELKNDPFYQLATGLESFYQLAIKPERNRLNAEIEKQMATYVKGQMELMPKKYWPDANSTLRVTYGKVEGSEPRDGMAYLPTTTLEGVVEKRVKTDDKKHEFYVPQRLVDLYNEKDYGRYAEDGKMIVCFTGSNHTTGGNSGSPVINGEGQLIGINFDRSWESTMSDIMFDPERCRNITVDIRYVLFVIDKYAGAKWLVDEMTIVE, from the coding sequence ATGAAACGAGTACTACTTAGTGCATTTTTAGCTATTGTAAGCTTAAATGCCTTTGCTCATGAGGGGATGTGGTTACCTCAACTGATAAACCAATTGAATGAAGCCGATATGCAAAAAAATGGTTTCAAATTAACTGCAGAAGATATTTATTCGATCAACAAATCTAGTATGAAAGATGCTGTGGTTTGGTTTGGGAGAGGTTGTACTGGAGAAGTAGTTTCTGATCAAGGTCTACTTTTGACAAATCACCACTGTGGTTATGGTCAGATTCAATCGCATTCAACTACTGAAGATAACTATTTGCTGGATGGTTTTTGGGCTAATAATCAGTCAGAAGAATTAGCGAATGAAGGTCTTACAGCTAGCTTTATTGTTAGAATTGATGATGTGACCAAAAAGGTATTGAAAGGAACAAATGATGGCCTTTCTGAAGAAAAGAGACAAGAAATTATCAAGAAAAATATTGATAAGATTGTTAAAAAGGCAAGTAAAGGAAATTCTTACGAAATCTTCATCAAACCATTTTTCTATGGTAATGAATACTATATGTTCGTAATGAATACTTTTAAAGACATTCGTCTTGTAGGTGCACCGCCATCATCTATTGGTAAATTTGGTAGTGATACAGACAACTGGGTTTGGCCTAGACATACAGGTGACTTTTCAGTTTTCAGAATTTATGCAAATGAAAATAATGAACCTGCTGAATACTCAGAAAATAATAAGCCATACAAGCCAGCTCATCATTTTCCTATTTCATTGAAAGGGGTTAAAGAAGGTGATTTTACAATGGTTTATGGATTCCCTGGACGTACAAAGCAATATATCCCATCATATGGTGTTTCTTATGTCGTTGACAAAGCGAATCCTGTGAAAATTCAGATGCGAGATAGAGCGTTAGCTGTTATGAAGGAAGCAATGGACGCTGATGAAAAAGTCTTTATTCAATACGCATCAAAATATGCTCGTGTAGCCAACTATTGGAAAAAGTGGATTGGTGAGAGTATGGGACTTGAAAGGTTAGGAGCAATTGATAGAAAGAAGGAGTTAGAGTCTGAATTTGAAGCCTTAGTTAAAGATAGGGATGAATACAAAGATGTTTTACCAAGTCTTGAAAAGTTATACAAGGATGTAGAAGAGTATAATTTTGCTTATGAATTATTCATTGAGATTTTCTATTATTCACCAGAGGCTTTAAGATATGCATATAGATTTAGTAATGCGGTGAATGGAAAAAGTGAGATGAAAGAAGATGAATGGTCGAAAGAGCAGGATTATCTTGAAACGCAAACAGAGAGATTCTTTGGAAACTATAATGCTAAAGTTGATCAGAAACTGTTTGTCGTTATGATGTCAATGTATGCAGAAAATATATCTGAAGATTTGAAGGCTCCAGCCTTAAAAGAACTAGAAAAAACATATAATGGCGATTTTGAAAAAATGGCTGAAGAAATCTATTCAAAATCTGCATTTGTATCTGCTGAGAGAATTAAACCTTATGTAAACGGAGAGAAGGAGATTTCAGAATTGAAAAATGATCCTTTCTATCAATTGGCAACAGGTCTCGAAAGCTTCTATCAATTAGCCATCAAACCTGAAAGAAATAGGCTTAATGCAGAAATTGAGAAGCAAATGGCTACTTATGTGAAAGGTCAAATGGAGTTGATGCCAAAGAAATATTGGCCAGACGCAAACTCTACTTTAAGAGTTACATATGGTAAAGTTGAAGGTTCTGAACCAAGAGACGGTATGGCATATCTACCAACTACAACTTTAGAAGGAGTAGTTGAGAAACGAGTAAAAACTGATGATAAAAAGCATGAGTTCTATGTGCCTCAAAGACTTGTCGATTTGTATAATGAAAAAGATTATGGTCGTTATGCTGAGGATGGAAAAATGATAGTTTGCTTCACTGGTTCAAATCATACGACAGGTGGTAACTCTGGTAGCCCAGTAATTAATGGTGAAGGGCAGTTAATAGGAATTAACTTTGACCGTTCATGGGAGAGCACAATGTCGGATATTATGTTTGACCCAGAACGTTGTAGAAATATTACAGTTGATATTCGTTACGTATTATTCGTAATCGATAAATATGCTGGAGCTAAATGGTTAGTAGATGAGATGACTATTGTCGAATAA
- a CDS encoding TrmH family RNA methyltransferase, whose translation MNKRWQKEVRALHLKKNRKASQRFLVEGRKNVEELLRSDYKIEALFYTQEFEERHQDLLNSSSAELKQLSNISDLEKAGTFKSNDAAIAIVRMKEAVKPNAENELVICLDDVRDPGNLGTIIRIADWYGIKNVFCSDNSADFYNPKVISSTMGSFCRINPYYGDLTSFLEAQNSNTPIVGAFMDGDNIYQSKLAEKGILVMGNESNGISEQIEGLINKKITIPRFGEAESLNVAIATAVILDNYKRQ comes from the coding sequence TTGAATAAACGTTGGCAAAAAGAAGTCAGAGCACTTCACTTGAAAAAGAATCGTAAAGCTTCACAGAGATTCCTTGTGGAAGGGAGAAAGAATGTGGAAGAGTTACTAAGGTCAGATTATAAAATCGAAGCACTTTTTTATACCCAAGAATTTGAGGAAAGACATCAAGACTTACTCAATTCGTCTAGTGCTGAATTGAAACAACTTTCTAATATTTCTGATCTAGAAAAAGCGGGTACTTTCAAGTCTAATGATGCAGCTATAGCCATCGTTCGAATGAAAGAGGCTGTGAAACCTAATGCTGAAAATGAATTAGTTATCTGTCTTGATGATGTTAGAGACCCTGGAAATCTAGGTACAATTATCAGAATAGCAGATTGGTATGGGATTAAAAATGTATTTTGTTCGGATAATTCTGCGGACTTTTATAATCCTAAAGTGATCTCTTCAACTATGGGGTCTTTTTGTCGTATCAATCCTTACTACGGTGATCTAACTTCATTTTTAGAAGCGCAAAATTCCAATACCCCAATTGTAGGTGCTTTTATGGATGGGGATAATATATATCAGTCCAAACTCGCAGAAAAAGGAATCTTAGTGATGGGAAATGAGTCCAATGGAATTTCAGAACAGATTGAGGGACTTATCAATAAAAAAATCACTATCCCAAGATTTGGAGAGGCTGAATCTTTAAATGTAGCCATCGCTACAGCAGTTATTTTGGATAATTATAAAAGACAATAA
- a CDS encoding RecQ family ATP-dependent DNA helicase, translating to MNAKIGQILKYYWGFDSFRPLQEDIITSVLEKQDTLALLPTGGGKSICFQVPALAIEGVCVVVTPLIALMKDQVQNLKAKKIPAEALYSGMPKRQIDLILDNCIYGKVKFLYVSPERLKTKLFLERAAQMNISLIAVDEAHCISQWGYDFRPPYLQIADFRKTIPDVPILALTASAGKLVQSDIKEKLLFGAKSKTFSNSFQRKNLSFSVREAEDKAVKLKEILSRVEGCAIVYLRNRQGTEDVANYLNHYGVSSDFYHAGLNNQERSLKQDKWMNNQTRVMVATNAFGMGIDKPDVRIIIHLDPSDSIEAYYQEAGRAGRDGEKSYAVLLNQTKDFDRIKQRIDKRYPEPKVLRRVYQILGNYFRLAAGGGEMATFDFVLEDFLKKYDLPHAETFYALKCLEEQGFILISEPIYQNSNFMFAVSQENVYKFQVANYAFDPLLKSLVRFYGGEAFTHYVNISEQTLANSIHVSVSQLREYLAELHSQGILVFQTQKDKAQLTYLTERYVADNLPIDVKILKERKARELEKIQAMMNYTQNTRRCRSVLISEYFDETTAKPCGVCDNCIKYLKKASQPLDLKKDIQSLLEKVKEADIQEIESKLRPTNKNYLIDLVREMVEEGELHLDEFGQISLANL from the coding sequence ATGAATGCGAAAATTGGGCAAATATTGAAGTATTATTGGGGGTTTGATAGCTTTAGACCTTTACAGGAAGATATAATTACCTCAGTATTAGAGAAACAGGATACTTTGGCACTTTTACCGACAGGTGGAGGAAAGTCGATTTGTTTTCAAGTTCCTGCTTTAGCAATAGAGGGTGTGTGTGTGGTTGTTACGCCACTTATAGCCCTTATGAAAGATCAAGTGCAGAATTTGAAAGCAAAAAAAATTCCTGCCGAAGCTCTCTACTCGGGAATGCCTAAAAGACAAATTGATCTGATTCTTGATAATTGTATTTATGGAAAAGTGAAATTCTTGTACGTTTCACCTGAAAGATTAAAAACGAAGTTGTTTTTAGAGAGGGCGGCACAGATGAATATTAGTCTTATTGCTGTAGATGAAGCTCATTGTATTTCACAATGGGGATACGATTTCAGACCTCCCTATTTACAAATAGCCGATTTTAGAAAGACAATTCCAGATGTCCCAATTTTGGCTCTTACAGCAAGTGCTGGAAAGCTAGTTCAGAGTGATATCAAGGAAAAGTTGCTATTCGGAGCGAAGTCAAAAACTTTTTCGAATAGTTTTCAACGTAAGAATCTTTCATTTTCAGTACGAGAAGCTGAAGATAAAGCTGTTAAACTAAAAGAAATTTTAAGTAGGGTAGAAGGCTGTGCAATTGTGTATTTAAGAAATAGGCAAGGGACAGAGGATGTAGCTAATTACTTGAATCATTATGGGGTTTCATCAGATTTTTATCATGCTGGGTTAAATAACCAAGAACGCAGTTTGAAGCAAGATAAATGGATGAATAATCAGACAAGAGTAATGGTTGCAACCAACGCTTTCGGAATGGGAATAGATAAACCAGATGTTCGAATTATAATCCATTTAGATCCCTCAGACAGTATTGAAGCATATTATCAAGAAGCAGGAAGGGCAGGGCGTGATGGTGAAAAATCCTATGCTGTATTGCTTAATCAGACGAAGGATTTTGATAGAATTAAACAAAGAATTGATAAGCGGTACCCCGAACCAAAAGTTTTAAGACGAGTCTATCAGATACTTGGGAATTACTTCAGACTTGCTGCAGGTGGAGGTGAAATGGCAACTTTTGATTTCGTTCTTGAAGATTTTCTCAAAAAATATGACTTACCCCATGCGGAGACTTTTTATGCTTTGAAGTGTCTAGAAGAGCAAGGTTTCATTCTTATCAGTGAGCCAATCTATCAGAATTCAAATTTTATGTTTGCGGTATCACAAGAGAATGTATATAAATTTCAAGTGGCAAATTATGCCTTCGATCCATTATTGAAGAGTTTGGTGAGATTTTATGGCGGTGAAGCATTTACACATTATGTCAATATTTCAGAGCAGACACTAGCAAATAGTATTCATGTGAGTGTTTCTCAACTCAGAGAGTATTTAGCAGAGTTACATTCTCAAGGTATTTTGGTTTTCCAAACACAGAAAGATAAAGCACAGCTCACTTATCTGACTGAAAGATATGTAGCAGATAATCTGCCGATAGATGTCAAAATTTTAAAGGAAAGAAAGGCTAGAGAGCTTGAGAAAATCCAAGCAATGATGAATTATACACAAAATACTAGAAGATGCAGAAGCGTATTGATCTCTGAGTATTTTGATGAAACAACGGCAAAACCATGTGGCGTATGCGATAATTGTATCAAATATCTTAAAAAAGCATCTCAACCTTTAGATTTGAAAAAGGACATTCAATCTCTATTGGAAAAAGTAAAGGAAGCAGATATTCAAGAAATTGAATCTAAACTTAGACCAACAAATAAAAATTACTTGATAGATTTAGTACGAGAAATGGTAGAAGAAGGGGAATTGCATTTAGATGAATTTGGGCAGATTAGCTTGGCTAACTTATAG
- a CDS encoding PAS domain S-box protein — protein sequence MFLDKIKKYLESYHNLSSNEIDELENLIEKSKKINRQIEENAFFREIFRLVFKYTQESLFVIDFTGKFIYAPSLWLRLSGFSSKDLTSKNVSDYVHTEDLMIIENLLDQIRKDFKTIKDIQIRLKTKSGEYHWHNVNCIPSKKIKQFDNVILVTARDITEDIAKEEQLINAQENEELLDKSLKESREELHIYQEQLQAQENQERFIRKENAKNKAILNSIMNACDTQIFSVNTNFQLISCNYHFAESVEQYLEKKALYKTSIFEITTKNNRKDLRESLSRAFKGEEFSEFYSIEYANKVFRRKVLFTPIRNVDEVIGATVIAIDVSDL from the coding sequence ATGTTTTTAGATAAAATAAAGAAATATTTAGAGTCATACCACAATCTCTCTTCTAATGAAATAGACGAGTTAGAAAACTTGATTGAAAAGTCGAAAAAAATAAATAGACAAATTGAAGAAAATGCCTTCTTCAGAGAAATCTTTAGATTGGTATTTAAATATACCCAAGAGAGTCTTTTTGTGATTGATTTCACAGGCAAGTTTATTTATGCACCCTCTTTATGGCTCAGACTTTCAGGTTTTTCATCCAAAGACCTAACCAGCAAAAATGTGAGCGATTATGTTCACACAGAAGATCTAATGATAATCGAAAATCTTCTCGATCAAATCAGAAAAGATTTTAAAACCATTAAAGACATTCAAATTCGATTAAAAACTAAATCGGGGGAATATCATTGGCACAATGTTAATTGTATACCATCTAAAAAAATCAAACAATTTGACAATGTCATATTAGTCACTGCAAGAGATATTACCGAAGACATCGCCAAAGAAGAACAACTTATCAATGCTCAAGAAAATGAAGAATTATTAGATAAATCGCTCAAAGAAAGTAGAGAAGAACTCCACATTTATCAAGAACAATTACAGGCTCAAGAAAATCAAGAGCGCTTCATCAGAAAAGAAAATGCAAAGAATAAAGCTATTCTTAACTCAATCATGAATGCCTGTGATACTCAGATTTTTTCAGTGAATACCAACTTTCAATTAATTTCTTGCAACTATCATTTTGCCGAGAGCGTAGAGCAGTATTTAGAAAAAAAGGCTTTGTATAAAACTTCTATTTTTGAAATCACGACTAAAAACAATAGAAAGGACTTAAGAGAAAGCCTTTCAAGAGCATTTAAAGGAGAAGAATTTTCAGAGTTCTACAGTATTGAATACGCAAATAAGGTCTTTAGAAGAAAAGTACTTTTCACTCCAATCAGAAATGTTGATGAGGTAATAGGTGCTACCGTTATCGCAATAGACGTGAGTGATCTATAA
- a CDS encoding DUF4197 domain-containing protein, whose product MKVTLLLLLNLFLIQSVSYAQFWDFFKKKQNTQEASTSNSSSFLGLSEKEVSDGLKEALTIGIKKGVDEVAKTNGYFLNPEIKIPLPEEVGMVEQKLKLVGQEKLVEDAVESLNRAAEQAAPEAKTLFVNAIKQMTINDAVDILKGTDNSATQYLKKSTNDELVKKFKPIVENSLEKVNATKYWDDVFNQYNKIPFVKKVNPNLTDYVTQKAIDGLFVQIAKEEKEIRNDPKARATDLLEKVFGK is encoded by the coding sequence ATGAAAGTAACCCTACTATTACTCTTAAACCTATTCCTAATTCAAAGTGTGTCCTACGCACAGTTTTGGGATTTCTTCAAGAAAAAGCAAAATACCCAAGAGGCTAGTACTTCAAATTCTTCCTCATTTTTAGGTTTAAGTGAGAAAGAAGTGTCCGATGGCTTAAAAGAAGCGCTTACGATTGGTATAAAGAAAGGTGTCGATGAAGTAGCTAAAACAAATGGATATTTTTTGAATCCTGAAATCAAAATTCCACTTCCAGAAGAAGTAGGAATGGTTGAGCAAAAACTGAAATTAGTTGGTCAAGAAAAACTTGTTGAAGATGCTGTAGAATCACTAAATAGAGCTGCAGAACAAGCTGCTCCTGAAGCTAAAACACTCTTTGTAAACGCCATAAAGCAGATGACAATCAATGATGCGGTTGATATTTTAAAAGGAACTGATAATTCTGCAACACAATACCTTAAAAAATCTACCAATGATGAATTAGTCAAAAAATTCAAACCTATAGTTGAGAACTCATTGGAGAAAGTAAATGCTACAAAATATTGGGATGATGTTTTTAATCAGTACAATAAAATCCCGTTTGTAAAAAAGGTAAATCCAAACCTAACAGATTATGTAACTCAAAAAGCAATAGATGGACTTTTTGTTCAAATTGCAAAAGAGGAAAAAGAAATCAGAAATGATCCTAAAGCAAGAGCGACAGATCTTCTTGAAAAAGTATTTGGCAAATAG
- the pyrE gene encoding orotate phosphoribosyltransferase — translation MENTAKKIAEMLLEIKAIKIRPETPFTWASGWKSPIYCDNRLSLSYPDVRTYVKEALAKLIKEEFPEVEVIAGVATAGIPQGALVAEELGLPFCYVRSKPKGHGMTNMIEGEVREGAKAVVIEDLISTGGSSIKAAKDLQAAGVEVLGLVSIFTYGFPIADNNFKEAAIEYRTLSNYPTLLEVALEKDYIDASKLETLKEWRENPSVWG, via the coding sequence ATGGAAAATACAGCGAAGAAAATAGCAGAAATGCTTTTGGAGATAAAAGCAATAAAAATTCGTCCCGAAACTCCGTTTACGTGGGCATCAGGTTGGAAATCTCCTATTTACTGTGACAACCGTCTTTCTCTTTCTTACCCAGATGTAAGAACATATGTGAAAGAGGCCTTAGCTAAACTAATTAAAGAAGAATTTCCTGAGGTAGAAGTAATAGCTGGTGTAGCTACTGCCGGTATTCCTCAAGGTGCTCTTGTTGCTGAAGAACTAGGATTACCATTCTGTTATGTGAGATCAAAACCAAAAGGACATGGTATGACTAACATGATTGAAGGTGAAGTGAGAGAAGGCGCAAAAGCTGTTGTTATTGAAGATTTGATCTCAACTGGTGGTAGTTCAATCAAAGCAGCAAAAGACCTACAAGCTGCCGGAGTTGAAGTACTAGGGCTAGTTTCTATCTTCACTTACGGATTCCCAATTGCGGATAACAACTTCAAAGAAGCAGCTATCGAATACCGTACTCTCTCAAACTACCCAACTCTATTGGAGGTAGCTTTAGAAAAAGACTACATTGATGCTTCAAAACTAGAAACATTAAAAGAATGGAGGGAAAATCCTTCCGTTTGGGGATAA
- the prmC gene encoding peptide chain release factor N(5)-glutamine methyltransferase, with amino-acid sequence MKNAKLHLKYLESELHIEDENEKKQIAFMILDHLYQLDRNAILLEKQFENNPEKEKKIIERLNKNEPVQYIFGESHFYGHMFKVDANVLIPRPETEELVYKIIQRHNRQESINILDIGTGSGCIPITLKLELPQAEVSSIDISKGALKIASENADKLSAKINFLNQDILNYGLDDFSELDIIVSNPPYVTNDEKKLMANNVLDFEPELALFVPDQNPLIFYKRITELAAAKLKTGGWLYFEINEQYGKDMEALLADFGFKNIFIIEDMQGKQRHIEGQKI; translated from the coding sequence ATGAAAAATGCAAAATTGCACCTTAAATATCTAGAATCAGAACTGCACATTGAAGATGAAAATGAGAAGAAGCAGATCGCATTTATGATTCTAGATCACCTTTATCAATTAGACCGAAATGCTATTCTACTGGAAAAACAATTTGAGAATAATCCAGAGAAAGAAAAGAAGATTATAGAAAGATTAAATAAAAATGAGCCTGTCCAATATATATTTGGAGAGTCTCATTTTTATGGTCATATGTTTAAAGTAGATGCTAATGTCCTAATTCCTAGACCCGAGACGGAAGAACTTGTTTACAAAATCATCCAAAGGCATAATAGACAAGAATCAATCAATATTTTAGATATCGGAACAGGTTCTGGGTGTATACCAATTACCTTGAAACTGGAGCTTCCTCAAGCAGAGGTATCGAGTATTGACATTTCAAAAGGTGCGCTAAAAATAGCTTCTGAAAATGCAGATAAGCTTAGTGCTAAGATTAACTTTCTTAATCAAGATATTCTAAATTATGGTCTTGATGACTTTTCTGAACTTGATATCATTGTAAGTAACCCTCCGTATGTCACCAATGATGAAAAAAAATTGATGGCTAATAATGTATTAGATTTCGAACCTGAATTAGCCTTGTTTGTTCCTGATCAAAATCCATTAATTTTTTATAAAAGAATTACTGAACTTGCAGCTGCAAAACTAAAAACTGGAGGTTGGCTTTATTTTGAAATCAATGAACAGTATGGAAAAGATATGGAAGCATTGTTAGCTGACTTTGGTTTCAAGAATATCTTTATAATTGAAGATATGCAAGGAAAGCAACGCCATATTGAAGGTCAAAAAATATAA